In a genomic window of Bacillus sp. E(2018):
- a CDS encoding L,D-transpeptidase family protein produces MNTKKVLIALLMFGFMFLLVQPAKAAASSFIVINKSTNQLAYFENNKLSKVFKVATGKLPSYTPEGKFKIVNKIINRPYYTGNIPGGDPRNPLGNRWLGLNANGTWGTTYAIHGNNNASSIGKYVSAGCIRMYNNEVQWLYARISVNTPVVITTSGKSFPALAAANGYKVTNSSTVPVFSVVNLKKGSRGAEVMELQRRLTNLGYSTKGVDGVFGANTDAAVRKFQKAKKLTVDGVVGPATKKALGMF; encoded by the coding sequence ATGAATACGAAAAAGGTACTGATTGCATTACTGATGTTTGGTTTCATGTTCTTACTTGTTCAACCAGCAAAGGCAGCAGCTTCATCATTTATCGTGATAAATAAATCAACCAACCAGCTTGCATATTTTGAGAATAATAAACTATCGAAGGTATTTAAAGTCGCAACTGGTAAACTACCTTCTTATACGCCAGAGGGCAAATTTAAAATTGTAAACAAAATCATAAATCGGCCTTATTATACAGGAAACATTCCTGGAGGAGATCCGCGAAATCCTTTAGGAAACAGATGGTTAGGTTTAAACGCAAATGGAACATGGGGCACAACGTATGCCATCCATGGAAACAATAATGCAAGTTCCATAGGTAAGTACGTAAGTGCAGGCTGTATTCGTATGTACAACAACGAGGTGCAATGGTTATATGCTAGGATCTCGGTCAATACACCTGTTGTAATCACAACTTCAGGTAAATCATTCCCTGCTTTAGCAGCAGCGAATGGATATAAAGTGACGAACAGTTCAACCGTTCCTGTATTCTCAGTCGTTAATCTAAAAAAAGGTAGCCGTGGTGCCGAAGTAATGGAGCTTCAACGAAGACTTACGAATTTAGGGTATAGTACAAAAGGAGTCGACGGTGTATTCGGAGCCAATACAGATGCAGCCGTTCGCAAATTTCAAAAAGCTAAGAAGCTCACAGTTGATGGTGTTGTAGGACCGGCGACTAAGAAAGCACTTGGCATGTTTTAA
- a CDS encoding futalosine hydrolase, producing the protein MSMNNERRILIMTSVAAEKEAILKGIGQTSSIDVVLAGVGPISAGIQTTKALLTKDYDVVINMGIAGGFQEKADVGTLVIADEMISGDLGAESPEGFITLDELGFGASTRIKADSELVMHCLTSLKLAGVAVQLGHVLTLSSVTGTSETTKNLQDREPDALAEAMEGYGVALAAQEFGKPVLEIRSISNPIGPRDRSAWRMKEAFDTLERASKVIAEVLL; encoded by the coding sequence ATGTCGATGAATAACGAACGCCGTATTTTAATCATGACTTCTGTAGCTGCTGAAAAAGAGGCAATCTTAAAAGGAATTGGCCAAACATCTTCAATTGATGTCGTATTAGCTGGAGTTGGTCCGATCTCAGCGGGTATTCAAACCACAAAAGCACTTTTAACGAAAGACTATGACGTTGTGATCAACATGGGAATTGCCGGCGGTTTTCAGGAAAAAGCAGATGTTGGAACACTTGTTATTGCAGATGAGATGATTTCAGGAGATCTTGGGGCAGAATCTCCTGAAGGATTCATCACATTGGATGAACTTGGGTTTGGTGCTTCAACGCGCATAAAAGCAGATAGCGAACTAGTCATGCACTGCTTAACGTCATTAAAGCTCGCAGGAGTAGCTGTTCAACTTGGTCATGTTCTCACTCTGTCTTCAGTAACAGGAACTTCTGAAACCACGAAGAATCTTCAGGATCGTGAGCCTGATGCCTTAGCAGAGGCGATGGAAGGTTATGGTGTAGCGCTTGCAGCACAAGAATTTGGAAAGCCCGTGCTTGAGATACGTTCCATATCAAATCCGATTGGTCCGCGAGATCGTTCTGCTTGGCGTATGAAGGAAGCGTTCGATACACTGGAGAGAGCTAGTAAAGTTATCGCGGAGGTTTTGTTATGA
- a CDS encoding 1,4-dihydroxy-6-naphthoate synthase, which produces MSIAFSPCPNDTFVFHALVHGLVPGAPEFNVTYADIDITNGLAAESDELDILKISYAALPYVLDKYALLPCGGALGRGCGPLVLVNEPGDVTPDMLSGARVAVPSERSTAYMLFRLWAAQNVPGGVGEIIVMPFNEIMPAVKDGKIDAGLVIHEARFTYQNYGLNLLADMGSWWEEDTGLPIPLGAIIARRSLDLESISGWIRESVEYAWRNPEASRDYVMHHASELSEDVAKSHIDLYVNDFTADLGDKGFEAITTLLNRAGEEGIVPKKDYTNLLKS; this is translated from the coding sequence ATGAGTATTGCTTTTTCACCTTGTCCCAATGACACGTTTGTTTTTCATGCATTGGTACATGGTCTTGTTCCTGGAGCTCCAGAATTTAATGTTACATATGCAGATATAGATATCACAAACGGTTTAGCCGCTGAATCAGATGAACTTGATATTTTAAAGATCTCTTACGCAGCGCTTCCTTATGTTTTGGATAAATATGCTCTGCTTCCATGCGGCGGTGCACTCGGTCGTGGATGTGGTCCGTTAGTTCTTGTGAATGAGCCAGGTGATGTTACGCCTGACATGCTATCTGGAGCAAGGGTAGCTGTTCCAAGTGAACGCTCTACCGCCTACATGCTGTTCCGTTTATGGGCAGCACAAAATGTACCAGGCGGAGTAGGCGAGATCATCGTTATGCCGTTTAATGAGATTATGCCTGCTGTAAAAGACGGCAAGATTGATGCAGGGCTTGTTATCCATGAAGCTCGCTTTACGTATCAAAATTACGGACTAAATTTGTTGGCTGATATGGGTAGCTGGTGGGAAGAGGATACGGGATTGCCCATACCGCTTGGAGCGATTATCGCGCGCCGTTCACTAGATTTAGAGTCTATTTCAGGGTGGATTCGTGAATCAGTAGAGTATGCGTGGCGTAATCCTGAGGCATCTAGAGATTATGTGATGCATCACGCGAGCGAACTCTCAGAGGACGTTGCTAAATCCCATATCGATCTGTATGTGAATGATTTTACCGCTGATCTAGGAGACAAGGGCTTCGAGGCTATAACAACTCTATTGAACCGGGCTGGAGAAGAAGGCATCGTGCCGAAGAAGGATTATACAAATCTATTGAAGAGTTAA
- a CDS encoding class I SAM-dependent rRNA methyltransferase: MKKNVRLKVKPSYVKGLKTGFPLITEDAVQNISNVKEEGTIIELFDEKNVFLGKGYYGKQNKGRGWVLTQNSQELIDQEFFEKKIKKAINHRQDLFNNYETTAFRVFNGEGDGIGGLTIDHYNGYYVLTWYSEGIYSFKEEVIASLKELVKVKGIYEKKRFAVKGKYIDDDDFVEGEQAPSPLIVRENGIHFAVYLNDGAMVGVFLDQRDVRKTIRDQYAKGKTVLNTFSYTGAFSVAAALGGATKTTSVDLANRSRSKTQEQFSVNGLDYEDHDIIVEDVFNYFKYAVRKELSFDLVILDPPSFARSKKHTFSAGKDYPDLLAQAIQITETNGVIVASSNCSTFGMKKFKEMIASAFKQTGGTYNILEEFKLPQDFKTHKEFKEGNYLKVVFIEKLS, from the coding sequence ATGAAAAAGAATGTCCGATTAAAAGTAAAACCATCTTATGTAAAAGGGTTAAAAACAGGCTTTCCATTGATTACGGAAGATGCTGTTCAAAATATAAGCAATGTAAAAGAAGAAGGAACGATCATCGAACTGTTTGATGAAAAGAATGTGTTCCTCGGTAAGGGATATTACGGCAAACAAAATAAAGGTCGTGGATGGGTACTCACGCAAAATTCACAAGAACTCATCGACCAAGAATTTTTTGAAAAGAAAATAAAAAAAGCGATCAACCATCGCCAAGATCTTTTTAACAATTATGAAACGACAGCATTCCGCGTTTTTAACGGTGAGGGAGACGGAATCGGTGGGTTGACAATCGACCACTATAACGGCTACTACGTTCTAACTTGGTATAGTGAAGGCATCTACTCTTTTAAAGAGGAAGTGATCGCCTCTCTTAAAGAACTTGTTAAAGTAAAAGGGATTTATGAAAAGAAGCGTTTTGCTGTAAAAGGAAAATATATTGATGATGACGATTTTGTTGAAGGTGAACAAGCGCCGAGTCCACTGATCGTGAGAGAGAATGGAATCCACTTTGCGGTTTATCTGAATGATGGTGCGATGGTCGGTGTTTTCTTAGATCAGCGTGATGTTCGAAAAACGATCCGTGATCAATATGCGAAAGGGAAAACCGTTCTTAACACGTTCTCTTACACAGGGGCGTTTTCAGTTGCGGCCGCTCTTGGTGGAGCAACGAAAACGACAAGCGTTGATCTAGCGAACAGAAGCCGAAGCAAGACGCAAGAACAGTTCAGTGTGAACGGTCTGGACTATGAGGACCACGATATCATCGTAGAAGATGTGTTCAACTACTTTAAATATGCTGTTCGAAAAGAGCTGTCATTCGACCTAGTAATCTTAGATCCTCCGAGCTTTGCGCGTTCTAAAAAACATACGTTCAGTGCAGGGAAAGATTATCCAGATTTATTAGCACAAGCGATTCAGATCACAGAAACAAACGGTGTAATCGTAGCTTCTTCTAACTGCTCAACATTTGGAATGAAAAAGTTCAAAGAGATGATAGCGTCAGCTTTTAAACAAACAGGCGGAACGTATAACATTTTGGAAGAGTTTAAGCTTCCACAAGATTTCAAAACACACAAAGAGTTCAAAGAAGGTAACTATTTAAAAGTAGTGTTCATTGAAAAATTAAGCTAA
- a CDS encoding ABC transporter ATP-binding protein produces the protein MSRLYAEHLQISYGERDIVKDLNISIPDGKITTIIGPNGCGKSTVLKTLSRILSPKSGVVYLDGKAVSKESTKKIAQKMAILPQSPDSPEGLTVGELVSYGRFPYQKGFGKLTKKDYEVIDWALNVTGVLEFKDRSVDALSGGQRQRVWIAMALAQETDIILLDEPTTYLDLSHQLEVLELLNQLNQDEKRTIVMVIHDLNHAARFAHHMVAMKDGSILKEGTAEEVMTRTVLRNVFHIDAEIGVDPRTRKPVCLTYDLIKNVKLVENLA, from the coding sequence GTGTCTAGACTGTATGCTGAGCATTTGCAAATCTCATATGGTGAACGAGACATCGTGAAGGATCTTAACATTTCCATTCCAGACGGTAAGATTACAACAATTATCGGACCAAATGGCTGCGGTAAATCAACGGTTTTGAAAACGTTGTCGCGCATTCTGAGTCCTAAATCGGGTGTGGTTTATCTAGATGGTAAGGCCGTCAGTAAAGAATCTACGAAAAAGATTGCTCAAAAGATGGCGATTCTTCCTCAGTCACCAGATTCACCAGAAGGACTTACGGTTGGTGAACTTGTTTCTTACGGAAGATTTCCTTATCAAAAAGGCTTCGGAAAGCTTACTAAAAAAGATTATGAAGTGATAGATTGGGCATTAAACGTTACAGGTGTTCTCGAGTTCAAAGATAGATCTGTAGATGCACTTTCGGGTGGACAACGCCAGCGTGTATGGATTGCGATGGCACTAGCTCAAGAAACAGATATTATCTTGTTGGATGAACCGACTACATACTTGGATCTGTCTCATCAATTGGAAGTTCTAGAGTTGTTAAACCAGTTGAACCAGGATGAGAAGAGAACGATTGTCATGGTCATTCATGATTTGAACCACGCGGCTCGCTTTGCTCATCATATGGTCGCGATGAAAGACGGATCCATCTTAAAAGAGGGTACGGCTGAAGAGGTTATGACACGTACGGTCCTGCGCAATGTATTTCATATTGATGCAGAGATCGGTGTTGACCCGAGGACGAGAAAACCTGTTTGTTTAACGTACGATTTAATAAAAAATGTAAAGTTAGTTGAGAACTTGGCGTAA
- a CDS encoding 5-bromo-4-chloroindolyl phosphate hydrolysis family protein codes for MNGFLAFFIRMFVAIPASVGVWLASIIGYDQTYLLSSGIAVAGGAAAYTATGLLQKQRFLSEHHLSRREYKYIRKNLDEAKPKIYRLQKAMFSVRDLPTLKQRADLVRVVRKIQSLTQKEPRRFYQAEQFYFSHLDSAVELTEKYMFLSSQPRKSKELTQSLVETKRTLDEMIDQIEKDLYQVLSNDIDDLHYEINVAKYSINSHKDSQSIKKAGDINERK; via the coding sequence ATGAACGGATTTTTAGCTTTTTTTATCCGCATGTTTGTTGCTATCCCAGCTTCAGTAGGAGTATGGCTGGCAAGTATTATTGGGTATGACCAGACCTACCTTTTGTCGTCAGGCATTGCAGTAGCTGGAGGAGCTGCAGCATACACAGCAACTGGACTTCTTCAAAAGCAGAGATTTCTCAGTGAACATCACTTATCTAGAAGAGAGTATAAATACATCAGAAAAAATTTAGATGAAGCAAAACCTAAAATTTATAGACTGCAAAAAGCGATGTTTTCAGTCCGTGACCTACCAACTTTAAAACAAAGAGCGGATCTGGTCCGAGTGGTCAGAAAAATCCAGAGTTTAACCCAAAAAGAACCAAGACGTTTTTATCAAGCTGAACAATTCTATTTTTCTCATTTGGATTCAGCTGTTGAGCTTACCGAGAAATATATGTTTCTATCCTCGCAGCCTAGAAAATCAAAAGAATTAACGCAATCGTTGGTAGAAACGAAAAGAACACTCGACGAGATGATTGATCAGATCGAAAAGGATTTATACCAAGTATTGTCAAATGATATAGATGACCTACATTATGAGATCAATGTAGCGAAGTACTCGATTAATTCCCACAAAGACTCCCAATCCATAAAAAAGGCAGGCGATATAAATGAAAGAAAATAA
- a CDS encoding SgcJ/EcaC family oxidoreductase — translation MDTEHTKAVEDLYFNFIHGWNERNSRAMADHFTEDGEMVGYDGSQAFGPEEIHAHLEPIFNSFPTPPYYAKVKNVSFLSDEAVMIRAIAGMIPVGKTELSQELNTHHTVIAVREEDNWYIKLFQNTPAQFHGRPELLDQMTEELRDLLPK, via the coding sequence ATGGATACAGAACATACAAAAGCTGTTGAAGATCTATATTTTAACTTTATACACGGATGGAACGAACGGAATTCACGTGCTATGGCTGATCATTTTACTGAAGACGGCGAGATGGTTGGATATGATGGAAGTCAGGCGTTCGGTCCTGAAGAGATACATGCACATCTCGAGCCCATTTTTAACAGCTTCCCCACTCCACCTTATTACGCAAAAGTGAAGAACGTATCTTTCTTAAGCGATGAGGCTGTCATGATTCGCGCTATTGCTGGCATGATACCAGTAGGGAAAACGGAACTATCTCAAGAATTGAACACACATCATACGGTAATTGCAGTTAGAGAAGAGGATAATTGGTACATTAAACTTTTCCAAAACACACCTGCTCAATTTCACGGACGGCCTGAGCTTTTAGATCAGATGACAGAAGAGCTTCGTGATTTGCTTCCTAAATAA
- a CDS encoding PRK06851 family protein, with translation MTGKILNYYAGGNTARGFHNLFTSNLSGLDRLFILKGGPGTGKSTLMKAVGEKWNNEGYDIEYIHCASDNGSIDGVIIRELGIGIVDGTSPHVIEPKAPGAIEEYVNLGDAWDSKKLLNKKAEILKITDSISADYQKAYATFHEALLIHDEWEEIYILNMNYEKANELTDELMHQFFSKKVNKAANVYHRFLGAATPKGAVDFVPNLTEGLEKRFFIKGRPGSGKSTLLKKLAANAEASGYDVEIYHCGFDPNSLDMVIVRELGFAIFDSTAPHEYFPEREGDSVIDMYEKTIKKGTDEKFFDNLKEISGRYSKKMKEAIGYLADAKSKHDDLEKIYIAAMNFSKIDKIHKKIDQEIEKLTAAQQQK, from the coding sequence TTGACTGGAAAAATTCTAAATTACTATGCTGGCGGCAATACGGCTAGAGGTTTTCACAATTTATTTACATCAAATCTCAGTGGTCTAGATCGCCTCTTTATTTTAAAAGGTGGACCTGGCACTGGTAAGTCGACACTGATGAAAGCGGTCGGGGAAAAGTGGAACAACGAAGGCTACGACATCGAATACATTCATTGCGCTTCAGACAACGGTTCGATTGATGGTGTGATTATCAGAGAACTCGGAATAGGAATTGTCGATGGCACTTCTCCACATGTTATTGAACCAAAAGCCCCAGGAGCAATTGAGGAATACGTGAATTTAGGTGACGCGTGGGATTCTAAAAAACTCCTAAACAAAAAAGCGGAAATTTTAAAGATCACAGATTCGATTTCTGCTGATTATCAGAAAGCCTATGCGACTTTCCATGAAGCTCTCCTCATCCATGATGAGTGGGAAGAAATTTATATTCTGAATATGAATTATGAAAAAGCTAATGAACTTACAGATGAACTGATGCATCAGTTTTTTTCCAAAAAAGTAAATAAAGCCGCGAACGTTTATCACCGTTTTCTAGGCGCAGCTACCCCTAAAGGTGCGGTGGACTTTGTGCCAAACTTAACGGAGGGTCTAGAAAAAAGATTCTTCATTAAGGGAAGACCTGGCTCTGGTAAATCAACACTGCTAAAAAAGTTGGCCGCAAACGCTGAAGCTTCAGGTTATGATGTTGAAATTTATCATTGTGGGTTCGATCCGAACAGTTTGGATATGGTAATCGTTAGAGAGCTTGGCTTCGCGATATTTGACAGTACAGCACCTCATGAATATTTTCCTGAACGTGAAGGTGACTCCGTCATAGATATGTATGAAAAGACGATAAAAAAAGGAACGGATGAAAAATTCTTTGATAATCTGAAAGAAATCAGCGGCCGCTATTCAAAAAAGATGAAAGAAGCAATCGGTTATTTAGCAGATGCTAAAAGTAAGCACGATGACTTAGAAAAAATCTATATAGCTGCGATGAATTTTTCAAAGATCGACAAAATTCATAAGAAAATTGATCAGGAGATTGAAAAATTAACCGCTGCACAACAACAAAAATAA
- the brnQ gene encoding branched-chain amino acid transport system II carrier protein codes for MRKMDTVFIGLMLFSMFFGAGNLIFPPFLGAEAGSSYWLAMAGFILTGVGLPFAVLFAVSLVKGGVQTIGNRVHPVFSTVFMVVIYLSIGPFLAIPRNANVAYEMGLKPFVGTESNAALILILFTVTFFALVYAVSLNPSKMEKYMGRWITPILLLSMVVLCAVGFFKLDAPLQSPSASYQSGAFSTGFIEGYNTMDALAALAFGIVILTAIQQRGIQDRKQLTNYTLKAGLIAGTLLTLVYVSLGLIGGKMAATGAFENGTDILAEASTLLLGKSGTALLGFIFTLACFTTVVGLTTACGQYFSKLMPSVSYKKVVLLVTLVSFTLSNLGLNQILKVSVPFLVTAYPLTIVLVVLTFFNRYFKNSKKVYGSAVLFTGVFALMDGLAAFGVDLGPVQMVKDFLPLSSMGLQWILPAIVGTAVGMVLSSFTHERSPVDELEVKAS; via the coding sequence ATGAGAAAGATGGACACCGTTTTTATTGGACTTATGTTATTTTCAATGTTTTTTGGAGCAGGAAATCTTATTTTCCCACCATTCTTAGGGGCTGAGGCAGGATCGTCATACTGGCTTGCGATGGCTGGATTTATTCTAACTGGAGTAGGACTTCCATTTGCCGTATTATTTGCCGTTTCTCTCGTAAAAGGAGGCGTTCAAACGATCGGCAATCGTGTTCATCCCGTTTTCAGTACAGTCTTTATGGTCGTTATCTATTTAAGTATCGGACCATTTCTAGCCATTCCCAGAAATGCAAACGTTGCGTATGAGATGGGACTCAAACCATTTGTAGGGACTGAATCAAACGCAGCACTCATTCTTATATTATTCACAGTTACATTTTTCGCGCTCGTTTATGCGGTCAGCTTGAATCCATCGAAAATGGAGAAATATATGGGGCGTTGGATTACTCCTATCCTTCTTTTATCAATGGTTGTGCTCTGCGCAGTAGGATTTTTCAAACTTGATGCTCCCCTTCAATCACCATCAGCTAGCTATCAATCTGGAGCGTTTTCTACAGGTTTCATTGAGGGTTACAACACAATGGATGCACTTGCTGCTCTCGCTTTTGGTATTGTAATTCTTACTGCTATTCAACAAAGGGGCATTCAAGACCGAAAGCAATTAACAAACTACACACTAAAAGCTGGTCTGATTGCTGGAACATTACTGACACTCGTTTATGTCAGCTTAGGATTAATCGGCGGTAAGATGGCTGCAACAGGTGCTTTTGAAAATGGAACAGATATTCTTGCAGAAGCGTCCACATTATTATTAGGTAAAAGCGGAACAGCTCTACTAGGATTTATCTTTACATTGGCTTGTTTTACTACAGTTGTCGGCCTAACAACAGCGTGTGGACAGTACTTTTCAAAATTAATGCCGAGTGTCAGCTATAAAAAAGTTGTCTTACTCGTTACACTCGTAAGCTTCACGTTATCAAACCTTGGACTGAATCAAATTCTTAAAGTTTCAGTGCCATTTTTAGTTACAGCCTATCCCTTAACAATCGTATTGGTTGTACTTACTTTTTTTAACCGTTATTTCAAAAATTCAAAGAAAGTGTATGGAAGTGCCGTACTTTTTACAGGTGTATTTGCCCTGATGGATGGCTTAGCGGCATTTGGTGTAGATTTAGGTCCCGTTCAAATGGTGAAAGATTTCCTTCCTCTATCTTCTATGGGATTACAATGGATTCTTCCCGCTATTGTTGGAACCGCCGTCGGCATGGTGTTAAGTAGCTTTACCCATGAACGTTCGCCAGTAGATGAGTTAGAAGTCAAGGCCTCTTAA
- a CDS encoding iron-hydroxamate ABC transporter substrate-binding protein, with translation MKRTTKQLLVSFMTLLLVFVLAACGNKSEEGASTGEKEASKKETRIYKDEKGKEIEVPSEPKRVAMMAATYAGNLLDLGITPVTVNEYPKQNKFYGNKLDKAEVVTADSYEKLLELDPDLIITYSDDKNIKKYEEIAPTVTMTYDKYDYMEQHVEIGKMVNKEKEAKAWVEEWKKKAADARQKVKSAIGEDKTFMVMEAFGKDMYVYGKNWGRGTEVIYQALELKAPKKLEEDVFGPGWKAISTEVIPTYAGDYIFVGTGTGNPDNSFMESDVWKELPAVKNGNAIKFDSESFYFNDPISLEKELDIIVEELTKKK, from the coding sequence TTGAAAAGAACAACAAAACAATTACTTGTTAGCTTTATGACATTACTTTTAGTGTTTGTACTAGCAGCATGCGGAAATAAATCAGAAGAAGGCGCAAGCACTGGTGAGAAGGAAGCGTCGAAAAAAGAAACGAGAATCTATAAAGACGAAAAAGGTAAAGAGATCGAAGTGCCATCTGAACCAAAACGTGTTGCAATGATGGCTGCAACGTATGCAGGTAACTTGCTAGACTTAGGGATCACACCAGTAACAGTAAATGAATATCCAAAGCAAAACAAGTTCTACGGAAACAAATTGGACAAAGCTGAAGTTGTAACTGCTGATTCATATGAAAAACTACTAGAATTAGATCCAGATCTTATCATTACGTATTCTGATGACAAAAATATTAAGAAATATGAAGAGATTGCTCCAACGGTTACAATGACGTATGACAAATATGACTACATGGAGCAGCACGTTGAGATCGGAAAGATGGTTAACAAAGAAAAAGAAGCGAAGGCATGGGTAGAAGAGTGGAAAAAGAAAGCGGCTGATGCTCGTCAAAAAGTAAAATCAGCAATCGGTGAAGACAAGACGTTCATGGTTATGGAAGCATTCGGAAAAGACATGTATGTATACGGTAAGAACTGGGGTCGTGGTACAGAAGTAATCTACCAAGCCCTCGAGCTTAAAGCTCCTAAGAAGTTAGAAGAAGATGTATTTGGCCCAGGCTGGAAAGCCATTTCTACCGAAGTTATTCCAACTTACGCAGGTGACTATATTTTTGTAGGAACAGGTACAGGAAATCCTGATAACTCATTCATGGAGTCAGATGTGTGGAAAGAGTTGCCGGCTGTGAAAAATGGTAACGCAATTAAGTTTGATTCAGAGTCGTTCTATTTCAATGACCCGATTTCGCTAGAGAAAGAACTAGATATTATCGTTGAAGAGTTAACGAAAAAGAAATAA
- a CDS encoding toxic anion resistance protein, with protein MKENNAPLNHSDEPTNLMDDLLANPFGEQQESTVPSNENKQVRLIDVLPEENKEKAYQLAKQIDPTNHQTMITYGAPAQAKLHSFSNTMLDHVKKKDTGQIGEIIGDLMRKLQDVNPEELKSNKPTLIGRMFGKISGSVQEVLSKYQKTGAQIDRISVKLDGSKNVLMSDIVMLEKLYENNKEYFQALNVYIAAGELKLDELNQVTIPEMRKVAEQTNDQMKFQEVNDMVQFADRLDKRVHDLKLSREITIQSAPQIRLIQNTNQALVEKIQSSIMTAIPLWKNQVAIALTLIRQRNAVEAQKQVSKTTNELLLKNAEMLKTNTIETAKENERGLIDIETLKKTQENLLSTLEETLRIQEEGRMKRRLAEEELATMEIGLRQKLLEIKGE; from the coding sequence ATGAAAGAAAATAATGCACCCCTTAACCATTCAGATGAACCGACAAATCTAATGGATGACTTGTTGGCTAACCCTTTTGGCGAACAGCAAGAATCTACTGTGCCTTCAAATGAAAATAAACAGGTTCGATTAATAGATGTTTTGCCCGAAGAAAATAAAGAAAAAGCGTATCAGCTGGCCAAACAGATCGACCCAACGAACCACCAGACGATGATCACATACGGAGCACCTGCACAGGCAAAGCTTCATTCTTTTTCGAACACCATGCTTGATCATGTGAAAAAGAAAGACACAGGGCAAATCGGTGAGATTATTGGTGATTTGATGAGAAAGCTTCAAGATGTAAATCCTGAAGAATTAAAATCCAACAAACCCACGTTGATCGGCCGTATGTTTGGAAAGATTTCGGGTTCTGTTCAAGAGGTACTTTCAAAGTATCAGAAAACCGGAGCACAGATTGATCGTATTTCGGTAAAGCTAGACGGCAGCAAGAATGTTCTTATGTCTGATATTGTCATGCTTGAAAAGTTGTACGAAAACAATAAAGAGTACTTTCAAGCCTTGAACGTATATATCGCAGCAGGAGAATTAAAGTTAGATGAGCTAAACCAGGTTACGATTCCTGAGATGAGAAAAGTGGCCGAACAGACGAATGATCAGATGAAGTTTCAAGAAGTAAATGATATGGTTCAGTTTGCCGATCGACTCGATAAACGGGTACATGACTTAAAACTAAGTCGCGAGATCACGATTCAAAGTGCCCCACAAATTCGACTTATACAAAATACGAACCAAGCGCTGGTAGAAAAAATTCAATCGTCCATCATGACAGCTATTCCATTATGGAAGAACCAAGTCGCTATTGCATTAACGTTAATCAGACAGCGTAATGCAGTAGAAGCTCAAAAACAAGTATCTAAAACCACGAACGAGCTTTTACTAAAAAATGCTGAGATGTTAAAAACCAATACGATTGAAACCGCAAAAGAAAACGAACGCGGCTTAATCGATATTGAAACGTTAAAGAAAACACAAGAAAATCTTCTTTCAACGCTAGAGGAAACATTACGTATTCAAGAAGAAGGTCGCATGAAGCGTCGCTTAGCAGAAGAAGAACTGGCAACGATGGAAATCGGTTTAAGACAGAAGCTACTTGAAATTAAAGGTGAATAA
- a CDS encoding GNAT family N-acetyltransferase, whose product MRNVYLKNNLKVTIRKATEDNAQNMIEFYNVVGGESDFLSFGANEFKRDLEEYKKYITATSKESNSIILIGEIDSTIIGIATINSPQKERTKHVGTLGIVVSKTYTGMGLGKVLMNELLGWARLNGITKKISLVTNENNVKAIELYRKLGFEKEGLLKYDNFIKGTYHNTVVMGLLL is encoded by the coding sequence ATGCGTAACGTATACTTAAAAAATAATTTGAAAGTTACTATACGAAAAGCGACTGAGGATAATGCTCAAAATATGATTGAGTTCTATAATGTTGTTGGTGGTGAAAGTGATTTTTTATCCTTTGGTGCAAATGAATTTAAACGGGATTTAGAGGAATATAAGAAATACATCACTGCAACTTCCAAGGAATCAAACTCCATCATTCTGATTGGGGAAATAGATTCAACAATTATTGGGATTGCAACGATTAACTCGCCTCAAAAAGAAAGAACCAAACATGTCGGAACACTTGGTATAGTCGTTTCAAAAACATACACAGGCATGGGATTAGGAAAAGTTTTAATGAATGAACTTTTGGGGTGGGCACGTCTAAACGGCATCACAAAGAAGATTAGTCTTGTAACGAATGAGAATAACGTTAAGGCGATTGAACTATATAGAAAACTAGGTTTTGAAAAGGAAGGTTTGTTAAAGTACGATAATTTTATTAAAGGAACGTATCATAACACGGTTGTTATGGGGCTGCTTTTATAA